One window of Epinephelus fuscoguttatus linkage group LG9, E.fuscoguttatus.final_Chr_v1 genomic DNA carries:
- the LOC125894943 gene encoding platelet-derived growth factor receptor-like protein, whose translation MPLVNLFGSKGRLVLSALLICAIIFELAHCQKDAQEQRTTPGRKLKTSKPKLGKSTNKGPRAVTSKPKIKATPAVAAQTLLTQVLNRGKFKKVGETISVQTGDTLELRCRGKPVQWSVPTYLEDDDDGRLRIVQQDRYGALTLVNTTGADTGEYTCYPMYCEDSDCRKEYDKAVKVFVFFPDPQELFVPTSDYYEVIQLRTNWPTLLPCQVTSPEAKVTLHREYPPVEVAVDGSEISFNVRKGFTIHRPRPYHAGALYCVASLGNLRQSSTKYMLIYVNYPMAPPAPVIQASSSSVAVGENLRVSCSVMGEQDVVIEFTWDYPGQEIGRPPYTKESVTPVGGGAARQQSQSVLLVDEVRDVDQGTYTCTAQNLQGAKSVSTTVKVVPKAKPRKP comes from the exons ATGCCTTTGGTGAACTTGTTTGGATCAAAGGGGAGGCTGGTGCTGAGCGCTCTCCTCATTTGTGCCATAATCTTCGAGTTAG CTCATTGTCAAAAAGACGCCCAGGAGCAGAGGACCACTCCAGGCAGGAAGCTCAAAACAAGCAAACCCAAACTTGGGAAATCAACAAATAAAGGTCCCAGAGCTGTAACATCCAAACCAAAGATCAAAGCTACGCCTGCAGTCGCGGCACAAACCCTCCTCACACAG GTGCTAAACAGAGGGAAGTTTAAAAAGGTGGGAGAGACCATAAGTGTGCAGACGGGAGACACTCTGGAGCTGAGGTGCAGGGGCAAACCTGTGCAGTGGAGCGTTCCTACGTAcctggaggatgatgatgatggaagGCTCAG GATTGTCCAACAGGACCGATATGGCGCCCTAACATTAGTCAACACCACTGGTGCAGACACAGGGGAGTACACCTGTTATCCTATGTACTGTGAGGACTCAGACTGCAGGAAGGAGTATGACAAAGCTGTCAAAGTGTTTGTCTTCTTTCCCG ATCCACAGGAGCTATTTGTTCCGACATCTGACTACTACGAGGTGATTCAGCTGAGAACCAACTGGCCAACGCTCCTTCCCTGCCAGGTGACGTCACCTGAGGCCAAAGTGACTCTGCACCGCGAGTATCCACCGGTGGAGGTGGCAGTGGACGGGTCGGAGATCTCCTTTAACGTCAGGAAGGGCTTCACCATTCATCGACCCCGACCTTATCATGCCGGAGCCTTGTACTGTGTCGCCAGTCTGGGCAACCTGAGGCAGAGCTCCACCAAATACATGCTCATCTACGTTAACT ACCCCATGGCTCCCCCTGCTCCAGTGATCCAGGCCTCGTCAAGCTCGGTGGCTGTGGGGGAGAATCTGCGTGTCAGCTGCTCTGTGATGGGCGAACAGGACGTGGTCATAGAGTTTACCTGGGATTACCCAGGACAAGAG ATTGGGAGGCCTCCATACACAAAGGAAAGCGTCACTCCAGTCGGTGGAGGAGCGGCTCGACAGCAGTCTCAGTCTGTCCTCCTGGTGGACGAGGTGAGGGACGTGGACCAGGGAACGTACACCTGCACCGCCCAGAACCTGCAAGGAGCCAAATCAGTGTCCACTACTGTTAAAGTGGTCCCCAAAGCCAAACCTAGGAAACCATAA